One genomic segment of Burkholderia multivorans ATCC BAA-247 includes these proteins:
- a CDS encoding carbon starvation CstA family protein, whose translation MNRASSTLIWIAVALLGAFAFGTIALAHGERVSALWIVIAAVCVYLIAYRFYSRFIASKVMQLDGLRMTPAVKYNDGLDYVPTNKYVLFGHHFAAIAGAGPLVGPVLAAQMGYTPGMLWILAGVVFAGAVQDFIVLFISTRRDGRSLGDLVKMELGTVPGVIALFGAFLIMVIILAVLALIVVKALTNSPWGTFTVAATIPIALFMGVYTRFIRPGRIGEVSIIGFVLLMASIAYGQHVHDSPTLAAWFTFSGTQLTWILIGYGFIASVLPVWLLLAPRDYLSTFLKVGTIVGLAIGILIVAPELKMPALTKFVDGTGPVWSGNLFPFLFITIACGAVSGFHALISSGTTPKLIDNETNARFIGYGAMLMESFVAIMALVAACVIEPGIYFAMNAPAAVLGSTPEAVANTVTQWGFVLTPDMLTQTAKAVGETTIIARAGGAPTLAVGMAHILHQVIGGEAMMAFWYHFAILFEALFILTAVDAGTRAGRFMLQDLLGTFHPALKRTESLPANLIATGLCVAAWGYFLYQGVVDPLGGINTLWPLFGISNQMLAAIALVLGTVVLFKMKRERYAWVTIVPTAWLLICTLTAGWQKIFDANPKVSFLAHAAKLQAAVDEGKVLAPAKSIAQMKRIIFNDYVDAALAGLFILVVVSIAVYGLIAVLRARREAKPTVRETPYEAMPAAQALGSGR comes from the coding sequence ATGAATCGGGCATCCAGCACCCTGATCTGGATCGCGGTCGCGCTGCTAGGCGCGTTCGCATTCGGAACGATCGCACTCGCACACGGCGAGCGCGTCAGCGCGTTGTGGATCGTGATCGCCGCAGTCTGCGTGTATCTGATCGCATATCGCTTCTACAGCCGCTTCATCGCCAGCAAGGTCATGCAGCTCGACGGCCTGCGGATGACGCCGGCCGTCAAATACAACGACGGCCTCGACTACGTGCCGACCAACAAGTACGTGCTGTTCGGCCATCACTTCGCCGCGATCGCCGGCGCCGGGCCGCTCGTCGGGCCCGTGCTCGCCGCGCAGATGGGCTATACGCCCGGCATGCTGTGGATCCTGGCCGGCGTCGTGTTCGCCGGTGCGGTGCAGGACTTCATCGTGCTGTTCATCTCGACGCGCCGCGACGGCCGCTCGCTCGGCGATCTCGTCAAGATGGAACTCGGCACGGTGCCCGGCGTGATCGCGCTGTTCGGCGCGTTCCTGATCATGGTGATCATCCTCGCCGTGCTCGCGCTGATCGTCGTGAAGGCGCTGACCAATTCGCCGTGGGGCACGTTCACCGTCGCCGCGACGATTCCGATCGCGCTGTTCATGGGCGTCTATACGCGCTTCATCCGGCCGGGCCGCATCGGCGAAGTGTCGATCATCGGCTTCGTGCTGCTGATGGCGTCGATCGCGTACGGCCAGCACGTGCACGACTCGCCGACGCTCGCCGCCTGGTTCACGTTCAGCGGCACGCAACTCACCTGGATCCTGATCGGCTACGGCTTCATCGCATCGGTGCTGCCGGTGTGGCTGCTGCTCGCGCCGCGCGACTATCTGTCGACGTTCCTGAAGGTCGGCACGATCGTCGGTCTCGCGATCGGCATCCTGATCGTCGCGCCGGAACTGAAGATGCCCGCGCTGACGAAGTTCGTCGACGGCACGGGCCCGGTCTGGTCGGGCAACCTGTTCCCGTTCCTGTTCATCACGATCGCGTGCGGCGCGGTGTCGGGCTTCCACGCGCTGATCTCGTCGGGTACGACGCCGAAGCTGATCGACAACGAAACCAACGCGCGCTTCATCGGCTACGGCGCGATGCTGATGGAATCGTTCGTCGCGATCATGGCGCTCGTCGCCGCGTGCGTGATCGAGCCGGGCATCTACTTCGCGATGAACGCACCGGCCGCCGTGCTCGGCTCGACGCCGGAAGCCGTCGCGAACACCGTCACGCAATGGGGCTTCGTGCTGACGCCCGACATGCTGACGCAGACCGCGAAGGCGGTCGGCGAAACGACGATCATCGCGCGCGCAGGCGGCGCGCCGACGCTGGCGGTCGGGATGGCGCACATCCTGCACCAGGTGATCGGCGGCGAAGCGATGATGGCGTTCTGGTATCACTTCGCGATCCTGTTCGAGGCGCTGTTCATCCTGACGGCGGTCGATGCCGGCACGCGTGCGGGCCGCTTCATGCTGCAGGATCTGCTCGGCACGTTCCATCCGGCGCTCAAGCGCACCGAGTCGCTGCCGGCGAACCTGATCGCGACCGGCCTGTGCGTGGCGGCGTGGGGCTACTTCCTGTATCAGGGCGTGGTCGATCCGCTCGGCGGCATCAACACGCTGTGGCCGCTGTTCGGCATCTCGAACCAGATGCTCGCCGCGATCGCGCTGGTGCTCGGCACCGTCGTGCTGTTCAAGATGAAGCGCGAGCGCTATGCGTGGGTCACGATCGTGCCGACGGCCTGGCTGCTGATCTGCACGCTGACGGCCGGCTGGCAGAAGATCTTCGACGCGAATCCGAAGGTCAGCTTCCTCGCGCACGCGGCGAAGCTGCAGGCGGCAGTCGACGAAGGCAAGGTGCTCGCGCCGGCGAAGTCGATCGCGCAGATGAAGCGGATCATCTTCAACGACTATGTCGATGCCGCGCTCGCGGGGCTGTTCATTCTCGTCGTCGTCAGCATCGCGGTGTACGGGCTGATCGCCGTGCTGCGCGCACGCCGCGAGGCGAAGCCGACCGTGCGCGAGACGCCGTACGAAGCGATGCCGGCCGCGCAGGCGCTCGGCAGCGGACGCTGA
- a CDS encoding MFS transporter: MTASATRSIPAWIDDAPLGAFQIRVLALCVVIALLDGFDTQAIAFTGPAILASFALPSGALAPILTAGIVGMTIGAMTLGLVGDRIGRRPAIMIGLALFGAATLATAWASSPSQILVLRFIAGLGMGGCTPVLLALAAEYCPARLRGAVMTGVLLGLPAGAMLGGLLAARMLPAIGWQGIFAVGGGVPLAMLGAVALLLPESLCYLASRDDARAQQRVRATLSKIATQPLPADVRFTVPDEASAKASVGALLRNGYARRTLGIWAIYLLNWIAWFMLLSWLPTVLKAAGLTAQQAPVGTVIVNAVFIVCAIPLSIVLPRVNVRNLLCAMFAFGIAVALALGQAGTNWTLVFVLVGAAGFGIGGQQIALNYLIVGAYPTALRATATGWAIGMGRAGAIAGSAIGGTFLAWGAAPGFFTALAVPLAGAALAAFGLRLGRTPGADLAPANR; the protein is encoded by the coding sequence ATGACGGCTTCCGCCACCCGCTCGATCCCCGCGTGGATCGACGATGCGCCGCTCGGCGCGTTCCAGATTCGCGTGCTCGCGCTGTGCGTGGTGATCGCGCTGCTCGACGGCTTCGACACGCAGGCGATCGCGTTTACCGGCCCCGCGATTCTCGCGTCGTTCGCGTTGCCGTCCGGCGCGCTCGCGCCGATCCTTACCGCGGGGATCGTCGGCATGACGATCGGCGCGATGACGCTCGGCCTCGTCGGCGATCGCATCGGGCGCCGGCCCGCGATCATGATCGGGCTCGCGCTGTTCGGCGCGGCGACGCTCGCGACCGCGTGGGCGAGCAGTCCGTCGCAGATTCTCGTCCTGCGGTTCATTGCCGGGCTCGGGATGGGCGGCTGTACGCCGGTGCTGCTCGCGCTCGCGGCCGAATACTGCCCCGCGCGGCTGCGCGGCGCCGTGATGACCGGCGTGCTGCTCGGGCTGCCCGCAGGCGCGATGCTCGGCGGGCTGCTGGCCGCGCGGATGCTGCCGGCGATCGGCTGGCAGGGCATTTTCGCGGTGGGCGGCGGCGTGCCGCTCGCGATGCTCGGCGCAGTCGCGCTGCTGCTGCCGGAATCGCTCTGCTATCTGGCATCGCGCGACGATGCGCGTGCACAGCAGCGCGTGCGGGCGACGCTGTCGAAAATCGCGACGCAGCCGCTGCCGGCCGACGTACGCTTCACGGTGCCCGACGAAGCGAGCGCGAAGGCGAGCGTCGGCGCCTTGCTCCGCAACGGCTACGCGCGCCGGACGCTCGGCATCTGGGCCATCTATCTGCTGAACTGGATCGCATGGTTCATGCTGCTGTCGTGGCTGCCGACCGTGCTGAAGGCGGCCGGCCTGACCGCGCAGCAGGCGCCGGTCGGCACCGTGATCGTGAACGCGGTGTTCATCGTCTGCGCGATTCCGCTGTCGATCGTGCTGCCGCGCGTGAACGTGCGCAACCTGCTGTGCGCGATGTTCGCGTTCGGTATCGCGGTCGCGCTCGCGCTCGGCCAGGCCGGCACGAACTGGACGCTCGTGTTCGTGCTCGTCGGCGCGGCCGGCTTCGGGATCGGCGGCCAGCAGATCGCGCTCAACTATCTGATCGTCGGTGCGTATCCGACTGCGCTGCGCGCGACGGCGACAGGCTGGGCGATCGGAATGGGGCGTGCAGGCGCGATTGCGGGCTCGGCGATCGGCGGCACGTTTCTCGCGTGGGGCGCTGCGCCCGGCTTCTTCACCGCGCTGGCGGTGCCGCTCGCGGGTGCCGCGCTCGCCGCGTTCGGGCTGCGTCTCGGCCGCACGCCGGGCGCCGATCTCGCACCGGCGAACCGCTGA
- a CDS encoding RidA family protein produces MQQRKAIVPAGMEAVYEQIGYAPAIQVGDTIYVSGQIGRDRSMQLVDGREAQIVQAFENLRYVLEAAGASLADVVDLTTFHTDMRDLPLFMQVRNRYFTADPLPAWTAVGAHMLGGAPGYIVEIKAVAVLSR; encoded by the coding sequence ATGCAGCAGCGCAAGGCCATCGTGCCCGCAGGAATGGAGGCCGTCTACGAACAGATCGGCTATGCACCGGCGATTCAGGTCGGCGACACGATCTATGTGTCGGGGCAGATCGGGCGCGACCGGTCGATGCAGCTGGTCGACGGCCGCGAGGCGCAGATCGTGCAGGCATTCGAGAATCTGCGCTACGTGCTGGAAGCGGCCGGCGCATCGCTCGCCGACGTCGTCGATCTGACCACGTTCCATACCGACATGCGCGATCTGCCGCTGTTCATGCAGGTGCGCAACCGCTACTTCACCGCCGATCCGCTGCCCGCGTGGACGGCGGTCGGCGCGCACATGCTCGGCGGCGCGCCGGGCTATATCGTCGAGATCAAGGCCGTGGCGGTGTTGTCGCGCTGA
- a CDS encoding LysR family transcriptional regulator, with protein MELRHLRYFVAVAEERSFTRAAQRLHIAQPPLSRQIQQLEQLLDVQLFERNSRPLKLTETGRFFYQHAAQLLAQTAELESMTRRVGKIERSLSVGFVGSTLYGMLPKIIRRYRQQYAEVELSLHEMSTMDQIKALKEGRIDVGFGRIRLEDPSIRRVVLREERLIAALPLGHPLCDAKPVLSLHDLLKETLIIFPKAPRPSYADQVLAAFHDRSLKPARVIETRELQIALGLVAAGEGVSIVPKSVYGLKRDDIAYKDLDDAKLVSPIIMSMRMLDQSEDIERMLQLIYDLYDEQGMEYMTPSEHEPTARRGPAPD; from the coding sequence ATGGAGCTACGCCATCTGCGGTATTTCGTTGCGGTCGCCGAGGAGCGCAGCTTCACGCGCGCCGCGCAACGCCTGCATATCGCGCAGCCGCCGTTGAGCCGGCAGATCCAGCAGCTCGAACAGCTGCTCGACGTGCAGCTGTTCGAACGCAATTCGCGCCCGCTCAAGCTCACGGAGACGGGGCGCTTCTTCTATCAGCATGCGGCGCAGCTGCTCGCGCAAACCGCCGAACTCGAATCGATGACGCGCCGCGTCGGCAAGATCGAGCGCAGCCTGTCGGTCGGCTTCGTCGGCTCGACGCTGTACGGGATGCTGCCGAAGATCATCCGCCGCTATCGCCAGCAATACGCGGAAGTCGAGCTGAGCCTGCACGAAATGTCGACGATGGATCAGATCAAGGCGCTGAAGGAAGGCCGGATCGACGTCGGATTCGGCCGCATCCGCCTCGAGGATCCGAGCATTCGGCGCGTCGTGCTGCGCGAGGAGCGGCTGATCGCGGCGCTGCCGCTCGGCCATCCGCTGTGCGACGCGAAGCCGGTGCTGTCGCTGCACGATCTGCTGAAGGAAACGCTGATCATCTTCCCGAAGGCGCCGCGGCCGAGCTATGCCGATCAGGTGCTTGCCGCGTTCCACGACCGTTCGCTGAAACCGGCGCGCGTGATCGAGACGCGCGAGCTGCAGATCGCGCTCGGGCTCGTCGCGGCCGGCGAAGGCGTGTCGATCGTGCCGAAGAGCGTGTACGGGCTGAAACGCGACGACATCGCCTACAAGGATCTCGACGACGCGAAGCTCGTGTCGCCGATCATCATGAGCATGCGGATGCTCGACCAGTCCGAGGACATCGAGCGCATGCTGCAGCTGATCTACGATCTGTACGACGAGCAGGGCATGGAATACATGACGCCGTCGGAGCACGAACCGACGGCGCGGCGCGGGCCGGCGCCGGACTGA
- the benD gene encoding benzoate diol dehydrogenase BenD, with protein MTMQRFAGKTLVVTGAAQGIGRGVALRAAAEGGQVLFVDRAEFVADVAAEAGTDRAAGFVADLETYEGARATMAFAASRFGAIDVLINGVGGAIRMRPFAEFEPAQIDAEIRRSLMPTLYACHAVLPYLLERGRGTIVNVSSNATRGIRRVPYSAAKGGVNALTQALAMEYGEHNIRVVATAPGGTTAPPRRVPRNAAGDSEQEQAWMSEAVKQVTESTFFKRYGTLDEQIAPILFLASDEASYITGTVLPVAGGDNG; from the coding sequence ATGACCATGCAACGATTCGCTGGCAAGACCCTCGTCGTTACCGGCGCCGCGCAGGGAATCGGTCGCGGCGTCGCGCTGCGCGCCGCGGCCGAAGGCGGTCAAGTGCTGTTCGTCGATCGCGCCGAGTTCGTCGCCGACGTGGCGGCCGAAGCGGGCACCGACCGCGCGGCCGGCTTCGTCGCCGATCTCGAAACCTACGAAGGCGCGCGCGCGACGATGGCGTTCGCCGCCAGCCGGTTCGGCGCGATCGACGTGCTGATCAACGGCGTCGGCGGCGCGATCCGGATGCGTCCGTTCGCCGAATTCGAGCCCGCCCAGATCGACGCCGAGATTCGCCGTTCGCTGATGCCGACGCTCTACGCGTGCCACGCGGTGCTGCCGTATCTGCTCGAACGCGGGCGCGGCACGATCGTCAACGTGTCGTCGAACGCGACGCGCGGCATTCGCCGCGTGCCGTACTCGGCCGCGAAGGGCGGCGTCAATGCGCTGACGCAGGCGCTCGCGATGGAATACGGCGAGCACAACATCCGCGTCGTCGCGACGGCGCCGGGCGGCACGACCGCGCCGCCGCGCCGCGTGCCGCGCAATGCGGCCGGCGACAGCGAGCAGGAGCAGGCGTGGATGAGCGAGGCGGTGAAGCAGGTCACCGAATCGACGTTCTTCAAGCGCTACGGCACGCTCGACGAGCAGATCGCGCCTATCCTGTTCCTCGCCTCGGACGAGGCGAGCTACATCACCGGCACCGTGCTGCCCGTCGCGGGCGGCGACAACGGCTGA